In the Streptomyces sp. f51 genome, one interval contains:
- the hisD gene encoding histidinol dehydrogenase yields the protein MISRIDLRGDALPEGPALRDLLPRADFDVSAALEKVRPICEAVHHRGDAALIDYAEKFDGVRLESVRVPAGAIADALEQLDPAVRAALEESIRRTRLVHRAQRRTTHTTQVVPGGSVTEKWVPVDRVGLYAPGGRSVYPSSVIMNAVPAQEAGVPSMALASPAQKEFGGLPHPTILAACALLGIDEVYAAGGATAVAMFAHGTESCPAADMVTGPGNIWVAAAKRYFTGRIGIDAEAGPTEIAVLADDTADPAHIAADLISQAEHDPLAAAVLVTDSVALADAVEKELAPQVAATKHIEDRIVPALSGRQSAIVLVDGIDEGLRVVDAYAAEHLEIQTEDAAAVADRVRNAGAIFVGPWAPVSLGDYAAGSNHVLPTGGCACHSSGLSVQSFLRGIHIVDYTKDALADVAAHVVTLAEAEDLPAHGAAVKARFVGDEQVSRGWKVPEGK from the coding sequence GTGATCTCCCGAATCGATCTGCGCGGCGACGCCCTCCCCGAGGGCCCCGCCCTGCGCGACCTGCTGCCCCGAGCCGACTTCGACGTCTCGGCCGCCCTGGAGAAGGTGCGACCGATCTGCGAGGCCGTGCATCATCGCGGGGACGCGGCGCTGATCGACTACGCGGAGAAGTTCGACGGAGTGCGTCTGGAGTCCGTGCGTGTTCCCGCCGGGGCCATCGCCGACGCGCTGGAACAGCTCGACCCGGCCGTGCGCGCGGCGCTGGAGGAGTCCATCCGCCGCACCCGTCTCGTCCACCGCGCACAGCGCCGTACGACGCACACCACCCAGGTCGTGCCCGGCGGCTCGGTCACCGAGAAGTGGGTGCCGGTCGACCGGGTCGGGCTGTACGCGCCCGGCGGCCGCTCGGTCTACCCCTCGTCCGTGATCATGAACGCCGTCCCGGCGCAGGAGGCGGGCGTCCCGTCCATGGCGCTGGCGTCCCCGGCGCAGAAGGAGTTCGGCGGCTTGCCGCACCCCACGATCCTCGCCGCCTGCGCGCTGCTCGGCATCGACGAGGTGTACGCGGCCGGCGGGGCCACGGCCGTCGCGATGTTCGCGCACGGCACCGAGTCCTGCCCCGCCGCCGACATGGTCACGGGACCGGGCAACATCTGGGTCGCCGCCGCCAAGCGCTACTTCACCGGCAGGATCGGCATCGACGCCGAGGCCGGCCCGACCGAGATCGCGGTCCTCGCCGACGACACCGCCGACCCGGCGCACATCGCCGCCGACCTGATCAGCCAGGCCGAGCACGACCCGCTCGCCGCCGCCGTCCTCGTGACCGACTCGGTCGCCCTCGCGGACGCCGTGGAGAAGGAGCTGGCACCGCAGGTCGCGGCCACCAAGCACATCGAGGACCGGATCGTCCCGGCCCTGAGCGGACGGCAGTCCGCGATCGTCCTCGTCGACGGGATCGACGAGGGCCTCCGGGTCGTCGACGCCTACGCCGCCGAACACCTGGAGATCCAGACCGAGGACGCGGCCGCGGTCGCCGACCGGGTCAGGAACGCCGGAGCGATCTTCGTCGGCCCCTGGGCCCCGGTCTCGCTCGGCGACTACGCGGCGGGCTCCAACCACGTGCTGCCCACCGGCGGTTGCGCCTGCCACTCCTCGGGCCTGTCCGTCCAGTCCTTCCTGCGCGGCATCCACATCGTGGACTACACGAAGGACGCGCTCGCCGACGTCGCCGCGCACGTGGTGACGCTGGCGGAGGCGGAGGACCTGCCCGCGCACGGCGCGGCAGTGAAGGCAAGGTTTGTCGGAGACGAACAAGTGTCGCGCGGCTGGAAGGTACCCGAGGGCAAGTGA
- a CDS encoding oxidoreductase — protein MTEGADLRTGDLPDELTAAEAGMWQAFRNGSVYDLRSGDSTVDDPHGGHPWGPERSVRARIVAWLLLDGPPPLQGRVASLKLTGVRITGVLDLAGGTVVPYVELKGCRFEKEVLLPESRFTTLRLEDCSVPRLEAARLHTEGDLHLPRCHFHNGVRLTDAHIGTDLLLNQAVVYRDRRGRSLTGDGMTVGQDLQAEMLESHGELSLRSATVGVSLSLRGSRLSNPYTRLALNAPQLTVNRTLYMTPAGLGNPLMTSGTTPARGTLVQRFECQGGIRLDDGRFGDAVDFDRARFVFDDDHELSLLRVQTPELRFLGERPERGKVVLSGARIVNLVDRASSWPGPGSLHMGGFTYENLVPQGAFPLTRRLEWVAAATAEYAPEPYERLAAVLRDSGEDEDAREVLLAKQRRRRETLPLAAKLWGYAQDWTVAYGYRPGRAALWMAVLWATTSVAFAHADHQPVNGGHPAWNASLYALDLLLPVIDLGQAAQWQLRGGWQWPAAVVVLLGWILATTVAAGATRLLRRG, from the coding sequence GTGACCGAGGGTGCCGACCTGCGCACCGGGGACCTGCCGGACGAGCTGACGGCCGCCGAGGCCGGGATGTGGCAGGCGTTCCGCAACGGCAGCGTGTACGACCTGCGCAGCGGTGACTCGACCGTCGACGATCCGCACGGCGGCCACCCCTGGGGGCCCGAGCGCAGCGTGCGGGCGCGGATAGTGGCCTGGCTGCTGCTCGACGGGCCGCCCCCGCTCCAGGGCCGGGTCGCCTCCCTGAAGCTGACGGGCGTGCGGATCACCGGGGTGCTCGACCTCGCGGGCGGCACGGTGGTCCCGTACGTGGAGCTGAAGGGGTGCCGGTTCGAGAAGGAGGTGCTGCTGCCGGAGTCCCGGTTCACGACCCTGCGGCTGGAGGACTGCTCGGTGCCCCGGCTGGAGGCGGCCCGGCTGCACACCGAGGGCGATCTGCATCTGCCGCGCTGCCACTTCCACAACGGGGTACGGCTGACCGACGCGCACATCGGTACGGACCTGCTGCTCAACCAGGCCGTCGTCTACCGGGACCGGCGGGGGCGTTCGCTCACGGGCGACGGTATGACGGTCGGACAGGACCTCCAGGCCGAGATGCTGGAGTCGCACGGCGAACTCAGTCTGCGCAGCGCGACCGTCGGCGTGTCGCTGAGCCTGCGCGGCAGCAGGCTCAGCAACCCGTACACCCGGCTGGCCCTCAACGCCCCCCAGCTGACCGTCAACCGCACGCTCTACATGACCCCGGCGGGCCTCGGCAATCCGCTGATGACCAGCGGCACCACACCGGCGCGCGGCACGCTGGTGCAGCGGTTCGAGTGCCAGGGCGGGATCCGGCTGGACGACGGGCGCTTCGGTGACGCGGTCGACTTCGACCGGGCGCGCTTCGTCTTCGACGACGACCACGAGCTGTCGCTGCTGCGGGTCCAGACGCCCGAACTGCGCTTCCTGGGCGAGCGGCCCGAGCGCGGCAAGGTGGTGCTGTCCGGCGCGCGGATCGTCAACCTGGTCGACCGGGCGTCCAGCTGGCCGGGCCCCGGCAGTCTGCACATGGGCGGCTTCACGTACGAGAACCTGGTCCCGCAGGGCGCCTTCCCGCTGACCCGGCGTCTGGAGTGGGTGGCGGCGGCGACCGCCGAGTACGCCCCTGAGCCCTACGAGCGGCTCGCCGCGGTGCTGCGCGACTCCGGCGAGGACGAGGACGCGCGCGAGGTGCTGCTCGCCAAGCAGCGCCGCCGCCGCGAGACGCTGCCGCTGGCCGCCAAGCTCTGGGGCTACGCCCAGGACTGGACGGTCGCCTACGGGTACCGCCCCGGGCGCGCCGCCCTGTGGATGGCGGTGCTGTGGGCGACGACGTCGGTCGCCTTCGCGCACGCCGACCACCAGCCGGTCAACGGCGGGCACCCCGCGTGGAACGCCTCGCTCTACGCCCTGGACCTGCTGCTGCCGGTCATCGATCTGGGCCAGGCCGCCCAGTGGCAGCTGCGCGGCGGCTGGCAGTGGCCGGCCGCGGTGGTCGTCCTCCTCGGCTGGATCCTGGCGACGACGGTGGCCGCGGGAGCCACCCGGCTGCTGCGCCGCGGGTGA
- a CDS encoding LON peptidase substrate-binding domain-containing protein has translation MTTVRLPLFPLNSVLFPGLVLPLNVFEERYRAMMRELLKTPEDESRRFAVVAVRDGHELSPSAPGMPDGTAVPDRGPAAGFGDDPLKAFHEVGCVADAATIRERADGSFEVLATGTTRVRLLSVDASGAFLTAELEELPEDLGDEAGALAEGVLRAFRQYQKRLAGARERSLSTGADLPDEPAVVSYLVAAAVMLDVPARQRLLQTPDTASRLREELKVLRAETAIIRNLPSLPASDLTRGPTSLN, from the coding sequence GTGACCACCGTCCGGCTCCCGCTCTTCCCCCTGAACTCGGTGCTGTTCCCCGGGCTCGTGCTGCCTCTGAACGTGTTCGAGGAGCGCTATCGCGCCATGATGCGCGAACTGCTCAAGACACCCGAGGACGAATCCCGGCGCTTCGCCGTCGTCGCCGTCCGCGACGGCCACGAGCTCTCGCCCAGCGCGCCCGGCATGCCCGACGGGACGGCCGTGCCCGACCGCGGGCCCGCCGCCGGGTTCGGCGACGATCCGCTCAAGGCGTTCCACGAGGTGGGCTGCGTCGCGGACGCGGCGACCATCCGGGAACGCGCCGACGGCAGCTTCGAGGTGCTGGCGACCGGCACGACCCGGGTGCGGCTGTTGTCGGTGGACGCCTCCGGGGCGTTTCTGACGGCCGAGCTCGAGGAGCTCCCGGAGGACCTGGGCGACGAGGCCGGCGCGCTCGCCGAAGGTGTCCTGCGTGCCTTCCGGCAGTACCAGAAGCGGCTGGCCGGAGCGCGTGAGCGGTCGCTGTCGACCGGCGCGGACCTGCCGGACGAACCGGCCGTCGTCTCCTATCTCGTCGCCGCCGCCGTGATGCTGGACGTCCCGGCCAGGCAGCGGCTGCTCCAGACCCCGGACACGGCCTCGCGGCTGCGCGAGGAGCTGAAGGTGCTGCGCGCGGAGACGGCCATCATCCGTAACCTGCCGTCGTTGCCCGCGTCGGACCTGACGCGCGGCCCGACGAGCCTGAACTGA
- the ybaK gene encoding Cys-tRNA(Pro) deacylase has protein sequence MAKKAKKQSGGTPATVALTEAGVPFTVHAYEHDPSHPSYGEEAAEAMGVSPERVFKTLVADVDGALVVAVVPVAGSLDLKALATAVGGKRAVMADPAAAERTTGYVRGGISPLGQRRKLRTVLDSSASGHATICVSAGRRGMEVEVSPADLAKLTEAVSAPVGRS, from the coding sequence ATGGCCAAGAAGGCGAAGAAGCAGTCCGGCGGCACCCCCGCCACGGTGGCGCTGACCGAGGCGGGCGTCCCGTTCACCGTCCACGCCTACGAGCACGACCCCTCCCACCCGTCCTACGGCGAGGAGGCCGCCGAGGCGATGGGCGTGTCGCCCGAGCGGGTCTTCAAGACCCTGGTGGCGGACGTCGACGGCGCGCTCGTGGTGGCGGTCGTCCCGGTGGCGGGCTCGCTCGACCTCAAGGCCCTCGCCACGGCGGTGGGCGGCAAGCGGGCGGTGATGGCCGACCCGGCGGCGGCCGAGCGCACGACGGGGTACGTCCGCGGGGGCATCTCGCCGCTCGGCCAGCGCAGGAAGCTCCGTACGGTGCTGGACTCCTCGGCCTCGGGGCACGCCACGATCTGCGTCTCGGCGGGCCGGCGCGGCATGGAGGTCGAGGTCTCCCCCGCCGACCTCGCGAAGCTCACGGAGGCGGTGTCCGCACCCGTCGGACGGTCCTGA
- a CDS encoding AAA family ATPase, which produces MTAPLTPPPPPHEPSSEDRRQPHPDWQAKTAPGSAAHPVYPGAYEASYGQDGPGMKTELREAAVITVAVALAGALLGVLWAWLTPHVPLVADATAVYLKDTEGEQAIGVDGTFTLLALGFGAVSALVVFLLRRRGGVPLVIALALGGLLGSLLAWRVGIWLGPPQNVVAHAKAVGKGVTFSAPLKLGAKGALLAWSLSALVVHLGLMALFGPRDPDPYEQHPYQATPPGPPAA; this is translated from the coding sequence GTGACCGCTCCGCTGACTCCACCTCCGCCGCCGCACGAACCGTCCTCCGAGGACCGGCGGCAACCGCACCCCGACTGGCAGGCCAAGACCGCTCCCGGCTCCGCGGCTCACCCCGTGTACCCGGGCGCGTACGAGGCCTCCTACGGACAGGACGGACCCGGCATGAAGACCGAACTGCGGGAGGCCGCCGTGATCACGGTCGCGGTCGCGCTCGCGGGGGCTCTGCTCGGGGTGCTCTGGGCGTGGCTGACACCGCACGTGCCGCTGGTCGCGGACGCCACCGCGGTGTACCTCAAGGACACCGAGGGCGAGCAGGCGATCGGCGTCGACGGGACCTTCACACTGCTCGCGCTGGGCTTCGGCGCGGTGAGCGCCCTGGTCGTGTTCCTTCTGCGGCGCCGGGGCGGTGTGCCGCTGGTGATCGCGCTCGCCCTGGGCGGTCTGCTCGGATCGCTGCTCGCCTGGCGGGTCGGGATCTGGCTCGGCCCCCCGCAGAACGTGGTCGCGCACGCCAAGGCCGTGGGCAAGGGCGTCACCTTCTCCGCGCCGCTGAAGCTCGGGGCCAAGGGAGCGCTGCTGGCGTGGTCCCTGAGCGCCCTGGTGGTCCACCTCGGTCTCATGGCCCTGTTCGGCCCCCGCGACCCCGACCCCTACGAGCAGCACCCCTACCAGGCCACCCCGCCGGGACCTCCGGCCGCCTAG